A region of the bacterium genome:
CGTCGCGGGTGCTCAGAAAGTAGCGGTTGACATAACCGATTGCCGGACTGAAGCTGAAGCCGGCGGGGTCGCGCTCGGCATTCCAGATACCGTCGTGACGGTATTCGGTCGCCTGAATGAGCGTGTATTCGTCAAGCTCCACACCTTGCTTGAAGAGAAACTCCTCGGCAATCGAAATCGCTTCGTCGGGTCTGAGCCATTCCCACCTCCACGGTTTGCAGGTCACGCCGACCGCCAGCACGGCGAGCACATAGAGCAACGTGCGCGTGGCCATCGAACGCACGAGCACGGGAAACCATTGGCGCGCGCGTTTCTTAAGCTCACGCCGCGTGAACTGCGTGATTTCCGAAGGAGTAGTCAAGAAGGTTGTTTCGCTTTGCGGGATTGAAGCTCGCTGCTCCCGTTCCGCGGGCGGAGTGCTATTCTCTTACCAGTAGAACGTGAATCGCTTTGACGATGACTTTCACGTGGTCACCCGGCTGGATGCCGAGGTCGTGCAGCGAATCGGTGGTCAGGACCGAACTCATCAGCACGCGGTCGTTGACTTCGAGATTCACCTGCGACATCACGTCGCCTTTTTTGATATCGGTGACGCGCGCGGGGATTTTGTTCTTGGCTCCGTATTTCATTTCTGCATCCTTCAAGCACTGCGGTTTGGAGTTATTTAGCGGTCAATAATAAATGAGCGACGCGTCTCCTTTGCCTTCGCGCAGGATGACGGGCTCGTTGGGGTCAGTGCAGTCCACAACCGTGGAAGCCACGTTGTCAATGACACCGCTGTCGAGAATCACGGCTATGGCGTCACCCCAATGTTCTTCAATTTCCTGCGGGTCGTTCATGGATTCGCCGTCGCGGTCGGTGACGGACGTTGACAGAATCGGACGGCCGAAGGCCTTCAGAAGTTCGCGGCAGACCGGATGGTCCGGCACTCGCAAGCCGACTGTTTTCTGTTTGGTCAGCAGGAGCTTCGGCACTTCTCGCGTTGCGGGGAGAATGAACGTATACGGACCGGGCAGGCAGCGCTTGAGCATTTTGTAGACGGGAGTCTCGACACGTGCGAAGGTGCTGATATCGGAGAGGTCGGCGCAGAGAAACGACAGGGCGTGATATTTGGAGTAGCCTTTCAGCGCGAGTGCGCGCTCCATCGCGTCTTTGCGGTGAATGTCGCAGCCCAGCCCGTAGACTGTATCGGTGGCATAGGCAATCAACTCGCCCTGTTCGAGCGCGTGAATCGCTTTTTGAATCGCGCGTGGATTCGGATTATCGGGGTGCGTCTCGTAAATCATTCCAACTTAAACCGACATGAACGAATGTGGTTACCTTGCAATCATCTTGACTTCTCTCAACAAACCGTATCAAAGTATTTCGGTTACATTGTCGTACAGCATTGGGAGACAATCCTGTCTCAATCGAAACTTCGTTCCGTGGTTATGCCCCGTTCGCGCGTCGAAATCTATAAGTAGTTTCCCTTCCTCAAGTGCACGCAGAAAACCTTCAAAATTCATCCGCTCCAACATCATCACCTTTTTATAGTGGTAGTACTCCTGCTTCCGTTCAATCTTTACTTCTGCTTGAACATAGAAAGTGTTCAGGAGCTTTGTGCCCGCCTTGTGACTGAGATCATCAAAACCCCAATATGGCTGCGGATCCAATTCCGCGAGACCAATTCGGTGCCTTACTTGTTCCAGCCACGCCTCATGGCGGGAGTCAACACTTCGCGAATCGAATGAGATCAATATTTTTCTCTGCCCGCGGTCGATCAGAACTCCAAAACCTCTGTCACTTCTAGACATGCCATGAATAGTTTGTCGGAAACTCATTTCATTGTCGTCATATTTTTTGCCTGCTTCTTGATGTCGCCATCCGTACTTCGGAAGCAGAACTTTCGGCACAAAACGCACCGCTCGAGGTGACGGCTCAATATGAAACAGTGTCGTGAGTGAAGAGGTTCCGAGTCGCTGTGTCTTTAGTTCCCATTCCGCAGCATTTGGGATTGGCAAGTTATTCTCTTCTATTCCAAGTAACTCTTCAAGTGTGTTGCCAATTCCGCCGTGATTCCCTTTGCGAGCATTGGGGACAAATCCTGCTGCAGAGATATCTTTAAGGCGTGCAATCAGGTCTGACTTTGTGAATACTACTTGATCCTTTTTCATTATGTCACCAGAGTTTTGCCTGTTGCATGTGCGCCTTCACCCGTCGTCTCGCCATTTCACAGTATTCAGGTGAAACATCTATTCCAATGTAATGTCTATTCAAGTTCAATGCAGATATTGCAGTTGTTCCTGAGCCCATGAAGGGGTCTAACACTATCTTTGCAGCCGTACTTGATATTATCCTGTCTATTAGAATAACAGGGAATGCTGCAGGATGCTCATTCTTCATTTCTTGAGTAAATTCCCAGACATCGCCGTAAGCGTTTGCTTTATCAACTAATCGGAACTTCTTCTTTGCAATAACGTAAATGACTTCATACGTTGGTAAGAAATAGCCGGGGTTGAAGTTTAGGCCGCCTTTACGTTTCCAGATGATAATCTGGCGCACCGGAAATCCAGAAATAATGTCTTGCCTGTCCTGCAATAAACCTGCTTGAACACGCCATTTGTGGTTGTAGAAGATCGCTCCGTCCTCTGGTATGATCCGCAGCATCTCTTCAAGGCACCGCCGCTGCCACTGGACATACTCTTCGTGGGGCATACAATCATTGTGGTGCGAATAACCATTTTGTAGCGCAGCATTGGCCCATTTGCCTCCTCGTCCATCTTTCATCCCATTCCCTGTTGAGTTCTTTAGGTTGTATGGAGGAGAGGTAACAATGAGCTCCACTGATCCATCTGGAATCTGCCTCATAACATCAACTGCGTTTCCGCAGATAATCTTATCAACGAAATCTTTTGGATAAGCAAGGTTTTTCATCTCAGAACACCAACTACAGAATCCTTGGTTTGATAGTAAACTGCTAGGCAAAGCCATTGAGGTCAGGAAAGACTTGCAGGTTAGGAAACGGACAGTTCTAAATGTAACCTTCAAATTCCGAGTTTGCAAGCCCATAAGGACGAAAAAGCCCGAAGCGCGGGGCTTCGGGCAAAGAAACTCAAGATGTTGCGGAGCTTAGTGGTCGTCGCTGTGCACTGTTGTGCTGGCAAAGCCCGGGAAGGACTCGGTCTCCTCAAAGACATAGTCCATCGGATTGACGGCCACACCATTGACGCGCACTTCGTAGTGCAGATGCGGTGCGGTCGAGCGGCCCGTCGAACCGACCTGCCCGATCACCATACCCTTTGTGACCTTCTGACCCTTGCGCACGAGAATCTTGTGCAGGTGGCCATACGCAGTCTGAATGCCTCCGCCGTGATCCACCACGATAAACTGACCGTAGTTATAATAGCGGCCGGCATAGATGACCGTTCCGGCTGCCGAAGACTTAACGGGCGTGCCGCGCGGCGCGGAAATATCAAGACCGTCGTGATGCGTGGTCTTCTTCGTGAACGGATCCAGCCTCACGCCAAAACCGGACGAGAAATACCCTGTGTCACAGGGACGCAGGGTCGGCAGATGCTCCAGCAGAGCCTGATTCTGCTCAAGCTTGCTGTGGATTTCGCGGAAGCTGGTGCGCTGCAAATCCAGCTCGCGGTCCAGCTTGTTCAGAATCTCGTTGATTTCCTGCGCTTCGGGAACCAGCGGCCCCGGGGGTAGAATCTCAACCGTTCCGCCCACCCCGACATTCCGCACGTCCTGCGGCAGGAGCGGCAGATCGGCCATCAGGCGCAGCATATTGTCCGTCTCGGCGAGCGTCGAAAGTCGCTGCTCAACCGACTTTATCTTGGTGTCAAACTTCGCAAGTTGTTCCCGCAGGGCACGATTCTCGGCTTCCAGCTGCTCACGGCCGGTCTCCTTGGCAATCCGGCTGGCGAGAAATCCAGTCACTCCATTGAAGAGGAGGAAACTCGCCACGAGGCCTGCGAGGAGAGCTTTCGCGCGAGCCCGAGTAAAAGTGAATTCGACTTTCTTACTCAGGTCGTGGGATAGTAATATTAATGAAAACTTGCGATTCGCCATCAAACTCCGAACTTATTCACCGCAATATCTGGGGCTGCATGGGGATGCAGAACTCAACAACTTGCGGTAGAATCAGAATAATCTATAGAATTCGTTGCCGCAGTTGCGACTGTTAGTTATTTGTTTTGATTCAGCTTAGGAATCGTTTTCGCAGTTCGCGAAAGATGCCTGAAAGTAACAAAAAAATAGCTACTTGTCAAGCCGATTTCTTGCAAAAGTGAGACCAAATTTGCCCACTTTTCGCTGACCCGGCTTTGCTTGCTTGGGTCAGTTCAAAAGCGTATCTTCGAAATGTCGGAAATTCTGAAAACTCAAGGTGTCATGGCGAGACGGCTGTCAGCTCAGATCCGAGCGAAAAATCAGATCACCCTTCCCAAGCGACTGGTTGACCATGTTGACCTGAAAGAGGGTGATTTTCTTGACTTTGAGCTTGTGACAACCGCGCGCTCCGTTCCGGCGGGCGTTATTATTCTGCACAAGAAGCGCTTGGCGGATGATCCGCTGCCGAACGAACCTCTGCCAGCAGAACGGGAAGAAAACGAGTTTCCGGGTGTGAAAACCGCGATAGCCGAGCTGAAGAAGCGGCTTTAGTTCAGCGAACAGCCGCAACCGCCACCGTGGCAGGTGCCACGAGGTTCGCCGCACATGCCAAGTCCATCAGAATCTTTGCTTTGCGGCGCAGCGGTTAGTGAGAAGAGTTTGGTGAATTTGCGTTCGCCTTCGCAATTGGGACAATAGCCTTCGGCGCGATTCTTGACCGTAGCCTCCAGAATCTCGACTACGTTTCCGCAGGTTTCGCACTTATACTCGTAGAGTGGCATAATCTACCTTTTTGTTTATATTGATTTTGTGAAATGACAAACAAAGAACTTGTGGCAGCCATTGCGGCCCGGACAGCCCTTTCTCAACAAACTTCTCTTGAAGTCCTGCAGGTGGTCATCGAAACGATTAAAGACACCGTTTGGGACGGAGACCGCGTGAATTTATCGGATTTCGGGTCGTTCTATCTTGCAGAACGCAAAGCCCGCACCGGTCGTAACCCACGCACCGGAGAGGAAATGCTCATCCCCGCATCGAAGTTCCCGAAGTTCGTGCCGGCCAAGAAGTTCAAGGACCTCGTTCGCTAAACCCGGAAGTCAGAGCATATGAAACTCGCACAACTCCTTGTCCCCCTGTTGCTGTATTCCGGTGCGGTCCGTGCTGAAGGTACGGAATTTTCCGTAAAGACAACAAATCCGAAGAACCTCGTGCAGTTCGTCTCCAACGCCCCATTGGAGAAGATAGTGGGCCGAACGCGCGATGTCAGTGGCAAAGTCACATTAGATTTGGGTAACCTGAAATCCGGCGCGAAAGGCACGATTCGAGTGTCGCTGAAGGAACTGGACACGGGGTTGTCGCTGCGGAACGAGCATATGCGGGTGAATCACCTCGACACGAAGAGTTATCCCGACGCCGTGTTTACGGTGAAAGACATTTTTTCGGCTGACCCGACGAACATTTCGGGCGGCGGCTCGGCGGCGATCTTAGTGCAGGGGGACTTGGACCTGCATGGCGTAAAAAAGGAGTACGAGATTCTGGGGTCACTGACCTACACACCGGCAACTTCCACGCTGAGCGTTCGCTGTCAGTGGCCGATTAGTTTGATGGATCATCAGATTCCGCGACCGGAGTTCCTGTTCATGCGTCTGTCCGACACACAGGAAATCACGGTAGAGATAGAATTATCACAATAGTATACGAGGCACACATGGAAAAAGGACACGGCGAAGTGCTGATTGTCACCACAATAGATCATGATCACAAAGCAGAGGCTTTTTCGAGAGGATTAGTGGAGAAGCGATTAGCGGCATGTGTGACAAGGTTACCCGGCGCATCCTCGATGTATCGCTGGGAGTTTACGGAAGTGACGGATAATCCGGAAATTGTTTTGTTGATCAAGACACATCACACACGGTTGGCCGAAGTCAAGCGTTATTTTGACGAAGCACACCCGTATACGGAGCCGGAGATCCTGGTGTTTCAGGTGGATGAAATCGGCGAAGCGTATCGCAACTGGCTGATGAAAGAGATCGGATTATAGTCGTCTCGGGGAACCTTTCATCGCTGAAACGCGTGCAAACTATAGGCAAGGCACAAAACCGTCAAGGAGGATAAATATGTCTACGACACCGCCGCAAGGCAAGTCATTATGGGTAGATGTCCGCGAGACGGTCGTTGCTGGGTTGCGGGATTGGCGGGACAAGGGCGAGGAGTTGGCGCGGCAGGGCAGAATCCGTATGGATGAGGTGCAGACGGAGCGTCGTCTGCGATCGGCACAAGAGGCCTTGGGCGCGAAGTGCAGCGAACTCCTATCACAGGGAGAGAGCATCTCCTCCGAGCATCCGGTGGTCAATCTACTGCTGCAGCGCGTGCGCTATTACGAAGACGATTTGACGCGGCTGCGCAGCGAACACGCACAACACGCGGAAACGATCGTCTGACACGAACATCATGCCGAAATTGACGAGGCGAGCCAAATGGCTCGCCTCGTGTGTGTATTTGCAGTGTGATCTTGTGCTGGGGGGGCACAAATGACATCTCACTTTAGGAACACTATCTTGCGTGTTTCAACTGCAGATCGATCTGAGGCCCGCAAGAAGTAGATTCCACCTGCGAGCGTTCGTGGTGCCTCAAACATTAGCTCCCCGCCGGATAGATTTCCTGTATGCACAACAGCTTGCTCTCTGCCCAGAATGTCAAACAGAGTTAGTTTGAAATCCTGACGAGTGAACCCGGCCAATTCAATCTTCAAAGTCGAGTTAAACGGATTGGGAAAAACGGACAAGAGCCTCCATGTCGAATTGACTCCTGGACTCAGGCGTCGGAAATCGCTTGACATCGACGTGTCAGGCGGCTCCATCAGCCACGGTTCAAACTCAACGATACTCAAAAGTAGAGTATCACCTTGTCCATCTGGATTCCTCGTCGGATGGAAGGGTCCGCTTTCGTGGCCCCACCAGTTGTTGCGAGCATCAATCGTCGGGGGATTCGGAATCCACGCTTCGCGATAGAAAACGGTGCCGACATTATCCTCAAAGACATTTGAATCAAGTCTTCCCGGCATAGGGCCTTGGTTGTCAAAGGAGAAAACAGAACCGCCGCTATTCCCATCCTGTTGATTGCCAGTGAAGATGTTGTGATGAAAGAACACACTTCCAGAGGGAACAATACATGCCCCGCGAGCGCCATACCCATCTCGAACAATGTTGTGTGAGAACTCACCTTGACAATCCCACAGGTAGACAGCGCCGACCCGGTCAAGCATGGTATGTGATTCTATTACATTACCTGAGAAGAATGGGACACCAAACCGTCGAAAATCAAAGATAACAACAGCCGCATCATTTGATGTGTTGCCACGAAATATGCAATTTCGAGTCTCCACATTACCCAGAGTCAGCAAGTGGCATGCACCAAAGAACTGAAATGACCACGGATTTCCGTTTGTCTCAAACAAACAGCCTTGCACAAGTGAATTGTCGCTTTCCAAGACAGCAGCACCCATTATACCCCCGCACTGGCGTAATGTACAAGCTACCATCATCGCGTATCCACCCAAGTGGGCACCACCCGCAGACTCCCGAGAGGTACACGCTTCCATCGTACAGAACTGCAAGATCGCGGCAGATTGAAAAGTGAAGAGGCCGCCGCCAAACCGATCTGCATTGCAATTCTGTAGAGAACTATATTGTATATCCAGAAGGCCTTCTGCAGAGTCGGGAGTATTAGACATAACCGCAATGCCTCCGCCTCGTTGCGCACTACAATTCATGATACGGGAGTTTCTGATCACGACACGACTGGCATTCGTATGAAGTCCGCCTCCGGCAATCCAATCATCGGACGGACCATGCCAGACCGTACCTCGTCCCTCCCAGAGAGTAAGACCAATCATCGTCAGACTATCAGTCATGGGGAGCGAAACAATGAAGCAACTCGCGCTGTCAGGATCGGCAAGCTCCGCCTCAACGATTGTGGCAATTATGTGACTGGAATCTCCCTCGAGAAGATACGCGCTGGCGATTACGATCGAGTGATCAAGCACACGTACAGACTCTCGGTACACGCCGTCGCGAAGTAGTATCGTATCACCTGCACTCGCCTCTCTAATTGTCGCGGAGATTGAATAGCTGGAGTCGATCTCAATCACCGCGCATAAACCCTCACCAACAATGCTTAGTGGCAAGATCAAAAAACAGTGCGCGATGCAATTAGCACACATCATCACTCCACTCACTGGCTAGGCTGTTGCGGACATAATGCTTGCTGATAGTACTGACTATTGTTGTCATATCCTATACAGGTAGCTTCTCCTCCTGATGCGATCGTAGCGCTCGCATCGTAAGACACTGCTCCTCCTCCAATCTGGACCCAGCCGGAAGAACACTTAGATCTGGGACCTGTTGACTGCACTGCCGCCACACAGCGAACTTGACCGTTTTGCACAATTTGCGAGATCGCAGTGGAACCAAGCGTCGCTGTTGCAAATACATAGTGCACACCAGAATATGACGGCCAAAGAACCACGCTTTCGTTATCGTGCTGCGTGAAGGTGAATTTCTGATCTCATGCATCTACTCTAAATGTGGCGGCGAGTAGAAGCAGAACCCCGGCGAAGATTGCTGGAAGTTGTGTGCTCTTCACTTCGTCTAAGTACTTCATATTTCCTCTCCCATGTCTGGTTACCTCTCGCAGGATTGCGTCGAGGGCACCAACAATATACTACCCCCCCCCCCCGTATTTGTCAAGACCACATTCAGCATTTCCAGAGATTTCTTTCTTTTCTTAAAAACAAGAGTTATCAATGAGATCGGGGCACCAGCGAAAAGTGTGGATAGTTTAGGATACTTCAAGAGAGAGGCGAGCTGAAAGGCTCGCCTCGTGTGTTACAGAAGAGTCGGCAACCGCAGTCAATCGAGGTCACGCGTTACTCATGCTCACTTTATGAACAGCAGTTTTGCCGTCGAGGGAATCCCTTCATCCGTAGACAGTCGGGCGAAGTAGAGGCCGCTGGCGGATGTTTCCGGCCGCCAGTCGCGAACATGAACGCCTGCGCGAATCTTCTCGTCAAGAAGAGTCGCAACGCGCCGGCCAGTGAGATCAAATATGTCGAGTGAAATCTTCTGGTCCTTCAGCAGCACGAACTCGATGGTCACGCTGCTGTTGAAGGGGTTTGGATAGGCATTTCCAATGAAACTCTGCGGCACTGAAACCGGAACACGCGGCTCGGGAACACTCGCAAGGAAGCTCGTGTCCTCTTCCCACGGCTGATAGTTGATTCTCCATTCCACCGTGTCTCCCAATCCGCCCGGATTTCCGACAGAATCGTACGGCCCGGATTCATGTCCCCAATAGTTCCGCCGGGCGAAGGATGTTCCATTGAGGTTTCCCTGAAAGACAGCGTATCCGATGTTTCCCTGCATGACGTTGTAGTTAAAATCCGTATCGCCGTTTCGGTAGAGCAAGACCTGACCGGAAGGCGGCCACGAGATAGACTCGTTTGAACACTCCAGAATGTAGTTGTTGGAGACAACGCGAGGCGACTCATTGATCTCGAACAAGTTTCCCAACGATGTATGACCAAGACTGAAGCCGCGCACAAGATTATGCATGATCATAACGGTCGTGCGCGTTCGGGACAACGCGAAGAGTCCATGCATGCCGTAGGGCCACACTCTTGTGAAATCTTCAAACACGTTTCCACGACAAAAGAAAGTGGTCAAACTGTCCGGACCGCCCTGACTGTAGATCGCGCCGCTGAGTCGCTCATTCGTGAACCGACAAGAGTCAATTCGCAGAAAGTCGAGATACTGACCGCCCCTGTGAATGAAATTCGCCCAATGATTGTCGTGAAAATACGTGTTTGAAATTTCCACGGTATCAGGTGGCTTTGACGCATACACGAAGTAGCAACCGTCAGGGTTGGGCCCCCTTCCACAGTTCCTGACTTCCGAGTTGATCAACGTCAGATGCGTGAGCCGTATTCCGATTTGTTCCGGTCGCTCATCCTCGTCATCATATGATGTGCTTTCTTCGATGAGACATGAGTCCATCACCACCTGAGATTCGACACTCCGGACTGCTGCGCCGAACCTGTTTGCACCACAGAATGTGAACGAACAATTAGAGATAGAAGTCACGGATTGTCGTACTCCTACTCCCCCGCCATAGCCGGCCTTGCAGGAATCGAATTTGCAATGCTCAATGCTGACAACTTGACCAAAGACCCGAATCGCGCCGCCTGATTCGTCGTGACGCGCTGAACTGGTCGCGAATCGAAGTCCGACGACTCTGCAGGACGGAAGGGGTCCGCCGTCATCTTCGATTGAGATTGCTCTGATGGTGTCGTCTCCGCTCGTGTAGCCACGAATCACGCAGGAATCGATATCGCCGAGCACTCCTGTTTCAAGAAACCTGCCTGCGATCGTCAGGCCCATGGACGGAATGCTGACCGCCTCAAGATAGGTTCCACTCGAGATCAGAACTGTGTCGCCTTGCTGTGATGCCGTAACGGCAGACTGAATACTGCCGTATACTTGAGGGACTCTTCTGACAGCGGCAAGTGAAACTTCCCCGCTCAAGACGACCATAGTTACGGCTATTAAAGCAATCAACCGCACGGCTCTACTCAGGATTGCAGTTTGGCGCACAAACCGCTGCTGTAGCGGTGGAGAAGTACACTGTGCCGGATCCGGACTCGCAACTTCCCTCGCACTCCTTGCACTTCACCTTAAACCTTAAGATATGATTCTGTCCGATTGCGTGATTCTCGACCGTCGTTTCGTTTCCGCATCCGCAAAGATCATCAAGTATCCAGAACCTAAACCATTCCGCTCCACCCACGATATCCCAGCATTCGAGCACTACTTTGTTGTCTTCGTCGCCATCATAGTGTATGTAGGTCTTTGTGACTTGTTCTCCGGAGGGAATCGTGAATTCCACCGTCGACCAATCGTTGTCGCAGCAAACGTCAGTCACGTAGACGCACATACTTGCTTCGGTTTGCGCAAGCATTGACGCGCACAATCCGAACAGCATACCCATCATCACCAGCGACTTCATAACTGTGACACCATTTGATTGTTCAGTCGTGAGAAGATGTCTCAAGAGCTTGTATAAAGTAATACCCTCCCTTCGGCAATGTCAAGCCCGCTGTCCCATGATTGCAAAATTCCCCCGGACCCGCCCTGTTGACAAGTTACGAGAGACTCAATGTGACTTAAAAATTTGTATTACTTGGAATAATAAAATGAAAGAGACGCGCTGCGGCACGTCTCGTCAATCACAAGTCGGGAATTCTCTGCTTATTGCGCGGTGCCGATGTCCAGCAATTCGACGTCAAAAATCAGCGTCGCTTTGGGTGGAATTCCGGCGGGATGTCCGCGGTCGCCATAGGCCAAGTCGCTCGGTATGATAAACTGACGCTTTTCGCCCTTCTTCATCAACGCAACGCCTTCGTCCCATCCGGCGATCACCTGCCTGCGTCCGAGCGTAAAGCTGTACGGCTCGCCGCGGTCCACTGAACTGTCAAACTTGCTTCCATCCAAAAGCCAACCGGAGTAATGCACGCTCACGCGGTCGCCCGTTTTGGGCGTGTCGCCCGTGCCTTCTTTGACCATCAGGTACTGCAGACCTGAAGCGGTCGTCACTGTATCGCCTTCAACTTTCCACATGGTTGGTCCGTTGTTCTCCGTCTTGGTCTCAGTTTGAGTGGTCTGCTTCTGTTCGTCGGCGGCACTTCCGGCCTCGACTTTCTTGCTCGCCCCGCCGCAGCCTAATGCAATGCACATAGCTGCAATAAGTCCCAATCGCATTCTTGTCCTCATCATGCTCCTTTCTTCATACAAAGAGGCTGTTTTCGGCCTTGTTTTTCAGGTCTTAAAGCCGTAATATAAGAGAAATGACTTTAGGTGCAAGCTATTGATACTATTAATTGTGAAAGGTAGGGGGCCATGAGTGTGTGCAGGACATTCCTGGAGATTAATAC
Encoded here:
- a CDS encoding YceI family protein, encoding MKLAQLLVPLLLYSGAVRAEGTEFSVKTTNPKNLVQFVSNAPLEKIVGRTRDVSGKVTLDLGNLKSGAKGTIRVSLKELDTGLSLRNEHMRVNHLDTKSYPDAVFTVKDIFSADPTNISGGGSAAILVQGDLDLHGVKKEYEILGSLTYTPATSTLSVRCQWPISLMDHQIPRPEFLFMRLSDTQEITVEIELSQ
- a CDS encoding T9SS type A sorting domain-containing protein, with the translated sequence MIEIDSSYSISATIREASAGDTILLRDGVYRESVRVLDHSIVIASAYLLEGDSSHIIATIVEAELADPDSASCFIVSLPMTDSLTMIGLTLWEGRGTVWHGPSDDWIAGGGLHTNASRVVIRNSRIMNCSAQRGGGIAVMSNTPDSAEGLLDIQYSSLQNCNADRFGGGLFTFQSAAILQFCTMEACTSRESAGGAHLGGYAMMVACTLRQCGGIMGAAVLESDNSLVQGCLFETNGNPWSFQFFGACHLLTLGNVETRNCIFRGNTSNDAAVVIFDFRRFGVPFFSGNVIESHTMLDRVGAVYLWDCQGEFSHNIVRDGYGARGACIVPSGSVFFHHNIFTGNQQDGNSGGSVFSFDNQGPMPGRLDSNVFEDNVGTVFYREAWIPNPPTIDARNNWWGHESGPFHPTRNPDGQGDTLLLSIVEFEPWLMEPPDTSMSSDFRRLSPGVNSTWRLLSVFPNPFNSTLKIELAGFTRQDFKLTLFDILGREQAVVHTGNLSGGELMFEAPRTLAGGIYFLRASDRSAVETRKIVFLK
- a CDS encoding site-specific DNA-methyltransferase, with product MKNLAYPKDFVDKIICGNAVDVMRQIPDGSVELIVTSPPYNLKNSTGNGMKDGRGGKWANAALQNGYSHHNDCMPHEEYVQWQRRCLEEMLRIIPEDGAIFYNHKWRVQAGLLQDRQDIISGFPVRQIIIWKRKGGLNFNPGYFLPTYEVIYVIAKKKFRLVDKANAYGDVWEFTQEMKNEHPAAFPVILIDRIISSTAAKIVLDPFMGSGTTAISALNLNRHYIGIDVSPEYCEMARRRVKAHMQQAKLW
- a CDS encoding T9SS type A sorting domain-containing protein, which translates into the protein MRLIALIAVTMVVLSGEVSLAAVRRVPQVYGSIQSAVTASQQGDTVLISSGTYLEAVSIPSMGLTIAGRFLETGVLGDIDSCVIRGYTSGDDTIRAISIEDDGGPLPSCRVVGLRFATSSARHDESGGAIRVFGQVVSIEHCKFDSCKAGYGGGVGVRQSVTSISNCSFTFCGANRFGAAVRSVESQVVMDSCLIEESTSYDDEDERPEQIGIRLTHLTLINSEVRNCGRGPNPDGCYFVYASKPPDTVEISNTYFHDNHWANFIHRGGQYLDFLRIDSCRFTNERLSGAIYSQGGPDSLTTFFCRGNVFEDFTRVWPYGMHGLFALSRTRTTVMIMHNLVRGFSLGHTSLGNLFEINESPRVVSNNYILECSNESISWPPSGQVLLYRNGDTDFNYNVMQGNIGYAVFQGNLNGTSFARRNYWGHESGPYDSVGNPGGLGDTVEWRINYQPWEEDTSFLASVPEPRVPVSVPQSFIGNAYPNPFNSSVTIEFVLLKDQKISLDIFDLTGRRVATLLDEKIRAGVHVRDWRPETSASGLYFARLSTDEGIPSTAKLLFIK
- a CDS encoding AbrB/MazE/SpoVT family DNA-binding domain-containing protein → MARRLSAQIRAKNQITLPKRLVDHVDLKEGDFLDFELVTTARSVPAGVIILHKKRLADDPLPNEPLPAEREENEFPGVKTAIAELKKRL
- a CDS encoding FKBP-type peptidyl-prolyl cis-trans isomerase → MMRTRMRLGLIAAMCIALGCGGASKKVEAGSAADEQKQTTQTETKTENNGPTMWKVEGDTVTTASGLQYLMVKEGTGDTPKTGDRVSVHYSGWLLDGSKFDSSVDRGEPYSFTLGRRQVIAGWDEGVALMKKGEKRQFIIPSDLAYGDRGHPAGIPPKATLIFDVELLDIGTAQ
- a CDS encoding TOBE domain-containing protein; protein product: MKYGAKNKIPARVTDIKKGDVMSQVNLEVNDRVLMSSVLTTDSLHDLGIQPGDHVKVIVKAIHVLLVRE
- a CDS encoding threonylcarbamoyl-AMP synthase, yielding MIYETHPDNPNPRAIQKAIHALEQGELIAYATDTVYGLGCDIHRKDAMERALALKGYSKYHALSFLCADLSDISTFARVETPVYKMLKRCLPGPYTFILPATREVPKLLLTKQKTVGLRVPDHPVCRELLKAFGRPILSTSVTDRDGESMNDPQEIEEHWGDAIAVILDSGVIDNVASTVVDCTDPNEPVILREGKGDASLIYY
- a CDS encoding M23 family metallopeptidase; the encoded protein is MASFLLFNGVTGFLASRIAKETGREQLEAENRALREQLAKFDTKIKSVEQRLSTLAETDNMLRLMADLPLLPQDVRNVGVGGTVEILPPGPLVPEAQEINEILNKLDRELDLQRTSFREIHSKLEQNQALLEHLPTLRPCDTGYFSSGFGVRLDPFTKKTTHHDGLDISAPRGTPVKSSAAGTVIYAGRYYNYGQFIVVDHGGGIQTAYGHLHKILVRKGQKVTKGMVIGQVGSTGRSTAPHLHYEVRVNGVAVNPMDYVFEETESFPGFASTTVHSDDH
- a CDS encoding HU family DNA-binding protein, with translation MTNKELVAAIAARTALSQQTSLEVLQVVIETIKDTVWDGDRVNLSDFGSFYLAERKARTGRNPRTGEEMLIPASKFPKFVPAKKFKDLVR
- the cutA gene encoding divalent cation tolerance protein CutA; translation: MEKGHGEVLIVTTIDHDHKAEAFSRGLVEKRLAACVTRLPGASSMYRWEFTEVTDNPEIVLLIKTHHTRLAEVKRYFDEAHPYTEPEILVFQVDEIGEAYRNWLMKEIGL
- a CDS encoding zinc ribbon domain-containing protein → MPLYEYKCETCGNVVEILEATVKNRAEGYCPNCEGERKFTKLFSLTAAPQSKDSDGLGMCGEPRGTCHGGGCGCSLN
- a CDS encoding MvaI/BcnI restriction endonuclease family protein; amino-acid sequence: MKKDQVVFTKSDLIARLKDISAAGFVPNARKGNHGGIGNTLEELLGIEENNLPIPNAAEWELKTQRLGTSSLTTLFHIEPSPRAVRFVPKVLLPKYGWRHQEAGKKYDDNEMSFRQTIHGMSRSDRGFGVLIDRGQRKILISFDSRSVDSRHEAWLEQVRHRIGLAELDPQPYWGFDDLSHKAGTKLLNTFYVQAEVKIERKQEYYHYKKVMMLERMNFEGFLRALEEGKLLIDFDARTGHNHGTKFRLRQDCLPMLYDNVTEIL